In the Bernardetia sp. genome, one interval contains:
- a CDS encoding porin family protein, with protein sequence MRKLFVSSILSLLFVFTLSSAQAQYEQGQLDVNLGVGLLPTFFGSGTSQAIPPVGLSVEYGVTDNISVGGYAAYASTKIDGFDDWGYNYTILGARGAYHFNVNNERFDPYVGALLGYNIVSFTGDDDFTGATASGFAWSGFLGARYRFTDNIGVFGELGYGISILQLGLNLKF encoded by the coding sequence ATGAGAAAATTATTTGTTTCTTCAATCTTGTCTTTATTATTTGTTTTTACACTATCTTCTGCACAGGCGCAATATGAACAAGGGCAACTAGATGTAAACTTAGGTGTTGGTCTTTTGCCAACCTTCTTTGGTAGTGGAACTTCTCAAGCCATCCCTCCAGTAGGACTTAGTGTAGAGTATGGAGTAACTGACAATATCAGTGTTGGTGGTTATGCAGCTTATGCTTCGACCAAAATTGATGGTTTTGATGACTGGGGATACAACTATACTATTTTAGGCGCAAGAGGTGCTTACCACTTTAATGTAAACAACGAACGTTTCGATCCTTATGTTGGAGCTTTATTGGGGTACAATATTGTTTCTTTTACAGGAGATGATGACTTCACAGGTGCTACAGCTAGTGGTTTTGCTTGGTCTGGTTTCTTAGGTGCTAGATATAGATTTACAGACAACATAGGTGTATTTGGAGAGCTTGGTTATGGTATCTCTATTTTACAATTGGGCTTGAACCTAAAATTCTAA